A section of the Brevinematales bacterium genome encodes:
- the acpP gene encoding acyl carrier protein, with the protein MADIFEKVKDLIVDQLGVDASKVTLEASFVEDLGADSIDIVELIMSLEEEFGITISDEDAQKIRTVGDAVEYIKSHTK; encoded by the coding sequence ATGGCTGACATTTTTGAAAAGGTAAAGGACCTTATAGTTGACCAATTGGGTGTCGATGCATCTAAAGTCACACTAGAAGCATCGTTTGTCGAAGATTTAGGTGCTGACTCAATTGACATAGTCGAACTTATCATGTCTCTTGAGGAAGAGTTCGGTATAACCATTTCAGATGAGGATGCTCAGAAAATCAGAACAGTAGGAGACGCAGTAGAATATATCAAATCTCACACAAAGTAA
- a CDS encoding tetratricopeptide repeat protein — protein MNDTLVYSLIKSGKITEALKAFENMLRNNFDEESECGIKVIKHILSKVNRIKNSGDYHTIADNLVTEWKNTVNWINSNNCGKFTEIVESVRYYIFSLALKYYETIIDNISATSNNVIDVDLMIKISRCYREIGETDKCIELLENVRNYDMYDSSVLANLADAYFEIRDIEAAKLFFREAFFWDPQRIDLSDMKSMIVKKLSKIVMDNGYRGEEVNEWIPIYGVIENIFDIRRELSEEEVNMILNRVQVMEKGYNENRKWKNVIEPRLINSYIWLIDYYLLQVGDYELAKSVGKILQKFSPNIYNKLKLGVYKWL, from the coding sequence ATGAATGATACATTAGTTTATAGTTTAATAAAGTCTGGTAAAATAACTGAAGCTCTCAAGGCATTTGAGAATATGTTGAGAAATAATTTTGATGAAGAATCTGAGTGTGGAATTAAAGTTATAAAACATATTTTATCTAAAGTTAATAGAATTAAAAATTCTGGTGATTATCACACAATAGCGGATAATTTAGTAACAGAATGGAAGAACACTGTTAACTGGATAAATTCAAATAACTGTGGCAAGTTTACTGAAATAGTCGAGTCTGTAAGATATTACATATTTTCACTTGCGTTGAAATATTATGAAACGATTATTGATAATATTAGCGCAACATCTAATAATGTTATAGATGTTGATTTAATGATAAAGATCAGTAGATGTTATAGAGAGATAGGAGAGACTGATAAGTGCATTGAGCTTCTTGAAAATGTAAGGAATTACGATATGTATGATTCGTCAGTCTTGGCAAACCTTGCCGACGCTTATTTTGAAATAAGAGATATTGAAGCTGCTAAATTGTTTTTTAGGGAGGCGTTTTTTTGGGATCCTCAAAGGATTGATTTATCTGATATGAAATCGATGATAGTTAAGAAACTATCAAAAATAGTTATGGATAATGGTTATAGGGGAGAGGAAGTAAATGAGTGGATACCTATATATGGAGTCATAGAAAATATATTTGACATAAGGAGGGAACTTTCGGAAGAAGAAGTTAATATGATACTTAATAGGGTTCAAGTTATGGAGAAGGGATATAATGAAAATAGGAAATGGAAGAATGTGATTGAACCTAGGCTTATAAATAGTTATATCTGGCTTATTGATTACTATTTATTGCAAGTAGGAGATTATGAATTAGCAAAAAGTGTTGGTAAAATACTTCAGAAATTTTCTCCAAACATTTACAATAAACTTAAATTGGGGGTATATAAATGGCTGTAG
- a CDS encoding phosphoribosyltransferase family protein: protein MRILLDAYCVNCGDELSYKELSFGICTECLSNITLIDSNLSCRVCGLPDSSRKCSFCESNRIFVDRNISLFVYKGLLKDIVHQIKFSGQKHLVQVLNYKIGRINVDELFMVNIDIIIPVPTSIKSVVERGFDFVKMIFLPIAKANGKRYISLLGRKLFQKEQKKLSKDERASLVKKRFYLRNLVDLSGKNVLIVDDVFTTGSTINASAELIRELNPKSVFSLTLVRVLREL, encoded by the coding sequence ATGAGAATACTCTTGGATGCTTATTGTGTAAACTGTGGTGATGAGTTATCATACAAGGAGTTATCTTTTGGTATATGTACGGAGTGCTTATCTAATATAACGCTGATAGATTCAAATCTTTCATGTAGAGTGTGTGGATTACCAGATTCTAGCAGAAAGTGTAGTTTTTGTGAAAGTAACAGGATTTTTGTTGATAGAAATATATCATTATTTGTTTACAAAGGACTATTAAAAGATATAGTGCATCAGATAAAGTTTAGTGGCCAAAAGCATTTGGTACAGGTATTAAATTACAAGATAGGTCGTATTAATGTTGATGAATTATTCATGGTTAATATTGATATAATTATTCCTGTTCCGACATCTATTAAGTCTGTTGTTGAAAGAGGTTTTGATTTTGTTAAGATGATATTTTTACCTATAGCTAAAGCTAATGGAAAGAGGTACATTAGTTTGTTGGGTAGGAAACTTTTTCAAAAGGAGCAAAAAAAACTTTCAAAAGATGAGAGAGCTAGTTTAGTTAAGAAAAGATTTTATTTGAGGAATTTAGTTGATTTATCAGGCAAAAATGTATTGATTGTTGATGATGTTTTTACTACGGGTAGTACTATAAATGCATCTGCCGAGTTGATAAGGGAATTAAATCCAAAGTCAGTTTTTTCACTTACTTTAGTTAGAGTTTTGAGAGAATTGTAG
- the dxs gene encoding 1-deoxy-D-xylulose-5-phosphate synthase, with protein MYKVLENINYPSDLKKCSKSDLPLLCEEIRQFLIENVSKTGGHFAPSLGVVELSVALHYVFDMPRDKIVWDVGHQAYVHKILTGRKNRFGELRKYRGLYGYLKPSESEYDIVHAGHSSTSLSIAQGIAEGNKVLNKSNENVIAVIGDGAMTAGMAYEALNNIGYYRSNVIIVFNDNGMSISPNVGAVTHLFNKLIMTKTSDIIRKHISLNGSFIKNISYRFFESVKSFFLPKSMMFDILGVRYLGPFDGHDVVELVDVFEYIRDKTDKPVLLHVLTQKGRGYKFAEEDPVKYHSVPVFDPKVGVSDEVQKQVGTYTEVFSRKIVELGEKYSSLVCITPAMREGSGLIEFAKRFPNRFYDVAIAEQHGCTFSLGISIANAIPVYAIYSTFLQRAYDQVIHDVSIFGKQVIFAVDRAGVVGNDGETHQGVFDISFLKQLPNFVIMAPSTGKDLERMLEFSISIKSPVVIRYPKDKYNSDDILMGNTKLEFGKSRLIYDSDGIFIISVGHMLKYAIEARNILIQKGFDVGVVDLVFIKPLDKEMIKYISSKAKVVVTVEDGIKSGGIGETIGLELYKSGFKGKFENIGVPDVFPGLGSRDELFKDYEMDAEGISKNVLRLAEKELLVNR; from the coding sequence ATGTATAAAGTACTCGAGAATATTAACTATCCGTCTGATCTTAAGAAATGTAGTAAATCTGATCTTCCGTTACTCTGTGAAGAGATTAGGCAATTTCTTATAGAAAATGTTTCGAAGACAGGTGGTCATTTTGCACCTAGTTTGGGAGTAGTTGAACTTTCGGTTGCTTTACACTATGTATTTGATATGCCAAGGGATAAGATTGTATGGGATGTTGGGCATCAAGCTTATGTGCACAAGATATTGACAGGTAGGAAAAATCGTTTTGGTGAGCTTAGAAAATATAGAGGACTTTACGGATATCTAAAACCTTCAGAAAGTGAATATGATATAGTTCATGCGGGACATAGTAGTACTTCACTTTCGATAGCTCAAGGTATAGCTGAGGGGAATAAAGTGTTGAACAAAAGTAATGAGAATGTTATTGCTGTAATAGGTGATGGAGCAATGACTGCAGGTATGGCCTATGAGGCACTTAATAATATAGGTTACTATAGGAGTAATGTTATTATAGTTTTTAATGACAATGGAATGAGTATATCACCTAATGTAGGTGCTGTAACTCATTTGTTCAATAAACTTATAATGACTAAAACTTCTGATATTATAAGAAAGCATATATCTTTGAATGGAAGTTTTATAAAAAACATTTCTTATAGATTTTTTGAATCAGTTAAATCTTTTTTCTTACCTAAGAGTATGATGTTTGACATATTAGGTGTTAGGTATCTTGGGCCGTTTGATGGACATGATGTAGTAGAACTTGTTGATGTTTTTGAATATATAAGGGATAAAACGGATAAACCTGTTCTACTTCATGTGTTGACTCAAAAGGGTAGGGGATATAAATTTGCTGAAGAAGATCCTGTCAAATATCATTCAGTACCTGTATTTGATCCAAAAGTTGGTGTTTCTGATGAAGTGCAGAAACAAGTAGGAACTTACACAGAGGTTTTTTCAAGAAAAATAGTTGAATTAGGAGAAAAGTACAGTAGTTTGGTTTGTATCACACCTGCTATGAGAGAAGGGTCAGGATTAATTGAATTTGCCAAAAGATTCCCTAACAGATTCTATGATGTAGCAATAGCGGAACAACACGGATGTACATTTTCTTTGGGTATTAGTATTGCTAATGCTATACCTGTTTATGCTATATATTCAACGTTTTTACAGAGGGCATACGATCAAGTTATACATGATGTGTCAATATTTGGAAAGCAAGTTATATTTGCGGTTGATAGAGCAGGTGTGGTTGGTAATGATGGAGAAACACATCAAGGTGTGTTTGATATATCTTTCCTAAAGCAGTTACCCAATTTTGTGATAATGGCACCTTCAACAGGTAAAGATTTGGAGAGAATGTTAGAATTCAGTATATCTATAAAATCTCCGGTTGTAATAAGATATCCAAAAGATAAGTATAATTCGGATGATATTTTGATGGGTAATACGAAGTTGGAGTTTGGGAAAAGCAGGTTAATTTATGATTCTGATGGTATATTTATAATTTCGGTGGGACATATGCTAAAGTATGCTATTGAAGCAAGAAATATCTTAATTCAGAAAGGATTTGATGTAGGAGTAGTTGACTTAGTTTTTATAAAACCACTTGATAAGGAAATGATAAAGTATATTTCCTCTAAGGCAAAAGTGGTTGTAACAGTTGAAGATGGTATTAAGTCTGGTGGTATAGGTGAAACGATAGGTTTAGAGCTTTACAAGAGTGGGTTTAAAGGTAAGTTTGAAAATATAGGAGTACCTGATGTTTTTCCAGGTCTTGGATCTAGAGATGAACTTTTCAAGGATTATGAAATGGATGCAGAGGGTATATCAAAAAATGTACTAAGGCTGGCAGAAAAAGAATTACTTGTTAACAGATGA
- a CDS encoding Re/Si-specific NAD(P)(+) transhydrogenase subunit alpha — translation MILGVVKETFPGERRVSVIPSVIPSLKKLGLEVWVERGAGEGAYYLDQEYENAGTKLVSREDILNNANIITYVRAPGSDTNNIQDIKKMKKDTIVIGMTEPLANPEVAKMFAEQGVISFSLELIPRITRAQSMDVLSSMATIAGYKAVLIASELLPKVFPMFMTAAGNLMAAKVFVIGAGVAGLQAIATAKRLGAVVEAYDVRPEVKEQVQSVGGKFIELGLETKEASDKSGYAKALSEEFYQKQREMMMKVLEYSDVVISTASVPGKKAPILITKEMVERMKKGSVIIDLAAEKGGNCELTKPGEIYDYNGVKIAGLVNLPSTVPVHASQMYSNNIKNFLSLLIKDGNLSIDTSDEIISGTLVTKDGEIVNPLVKKALG, via the coding sequence ATGATTTTAGGTGTAGTGAAGGAGACATTTCCAGGTGAGAGGAGGGTTTCTGTTATACCATCTGTTATTCCTTCTTTGAAGAAATTAGGATTAGAAGTTTGGGTTGAGAGGGGAGCAGGGGAAGGTGCGTATTACTTAGACCAAGAGTATGAAAATGCTGGAACTAAGTTAGTTAGTAGAGAAGATATACTAAACAACGCGAATATTATTACATATGTTAGAGCTCCTGGTTCGGATACCAATAATATTCAGGATATAAAAAAAATGAAGAAAGATACTATTGTTATTGGCATGACGGAGCCTCTTGCTAATCCTGAAGTTGCTAAGATGTTTGCTGAACAAGGAGTTATTTCTTTTTCTTTGGAGCTTATACCTAGGATAACCAGAGCTCAAAGTATGGATGTATTGAGTTCTATGGCTACTATTGCAGGGTATAAAGCTGTTTTGATTGCATCTGAGCTTTTACCTAAAGTTTTCCCTATGTTTATGACGGCAGCTGGTAATCTAATGGCAGCGAAAGTTTTTGTAATAGGTGCTGGAGTTGCGGGACTTCAGGCTATTGCTACTGCGAAAAGACTTGGAGCAGTTGTTGAAGCATATGATGTTAGACCTGAGGTTAAAGAACAAGTACAAAGCGTTGGAGGTAAATTTATTGAGCTTGGACTTGAGACTAAAGAAGCTAGCGATAAATCAGGATATGCTAAAGCGTTATCCGAAGAATTTTATCAAAAACAAAGAGAAATGATGATGAAAGTACTAGAGTACAGTGATGTTGTTATTTCAACTGCTTCAGTACCAGGTAAAAAAGCACCTATACTTATTACTAAAGAAATGGTTGAAAGAATGAAGAAAGGTAGCGTGATAATAGATCTAGCAGCAGAGAAAGGAGGTAATTGCGAATTGACTAAGCCTGGAGAGATATATGATTATAATGGTGTAAAAATAGCGGGCCTTGTTAATTTACCTAGTACTGTTCCAGTTCATGCTAGTCAGATGTATTCAAACAATATAAAAAATTTCTTGTCTCTTTTGATAAAGGATGGTAACCTTAGTATAGACACCAGTGATGAGATAATTTCAGGTACTCTTGTTACTAAAGATGGTGAGATTGTCAATCCTCTTGTTAAAAAAGCATTAGGATAA
- the scpB gene encoding SMC-Scp complex subunit ScpB, protein MTPEGFIEAILFVSGKKIKKSFLDDLLKKTFGLADIEVTINSLNQRYASSNSGLRVFSTDEHVEMVTSEEYYEILKDIFPQQEEDDLTEPLLETLTIIAYKQPIEKTEIDKIRGVASGRAISILIEKGFVKPIKNSNISDKISYITTDKFLNYFGLKSLNDLPDIESIKSSVNK, encoded by the coding sequence ATGACACCTGAAGGATTTATTGAAGCAATACTATTCGTATCAGGTAAAAAAATAAAGAAGTCTTTTTTAGATGATCTTCTCAAAAAAACTTTTGGGCTAGCAGATATTGAAGTAACAATAAACTCACTTAACCAAAGATACGCTTCTTCAAACTCTGGGTTAAGAGTTTTCTCAACAGATGAGCACGTAGAAATGGTAACATCTGAGGAATACTATGAAATCCTGAAAGATATCTTCCCACAACAAGAAGAAGACGATCTTACAGAACCTCTTCTAGAAACTCTAACAATAATAGCATATAAACAGCCCATCGAAAAAACAGAAATCGATAAAATAAGAGGCGTAGCATCAGGTAGAGCGATATCTATCTTGATTGAAAAAGGTTTTGTAAAACCTATTAAAAATTCTAATATATCAGATAAAATTAGTTACATAACAACTGACAAGTTCCTAAATTACTTTGGGCTAAAAAGTCTTAATGATTTACCAGATATTGAATCTATCAAATCATCTGTTAACAAGTAA
- a CDS encoding NAD(P) transhydrogenase subunit alpha → MDPIIAAVILFVLALIIGFEVITKVPPILHTPLVVASHAMASIMVVSAIEVTGTATTLLTTVLSVIALVMGTVNVVGGYFIADRMLAMFRGDKKKK, encoded by the coding sequence ATGGATCCTATTATTGCTGCGGTGATTTTGTTTGTTTTGGCTTTGATTATTGGTTTTGAAGTTATTACAAAAGTTCCCCCTATTCTACACACACCTTTAGTTGTTGCTTCTCATGCGATGGCTTCTATAATGGTTGTTAGTGCTATAGAGGTAACAGGTACTGCTACAACGCTTCTTACAACAGTACTTTCTGTTATAGCGCTAGTTATGGGTACTGTTAATGTTGTTGGTGGATACTTTATAGCAGATAGAATGCTTGCTATGTTTAGGGGTGATAAAAAGAAGAAGTAG
- a CDS encoding GreA/GreB family elongation factor has product MAVAKTDYKEEMTKLFNEEKISKHSLDDYSRKDFVRIENIVDSAISAGEELELQKICEEYYLENTNSIFAIYTIGLILLKKGSIDTYYMPEVLLKFSEHRKLSISVFIAEKILSYREEKYALKLLEEYYRNENRNDELVDIKERLVRVDPKDAYTPKSLAEYYEEEGNVQKALYYYKIALERFIQSKNSSSVASVFEKILSFHSLLDHKYVLNISLRLLDLVSHEKIGKLLHKFAIHFKKKESYDKALEVLKFVISRCTPNDAGVRNDLREVYESLYPNHSLLPKYFNEFSEFMRRRLHSNIRVNYSEIIDKLNELEKKLRFDIGVYVYHKTFGVGVISDVQDEWLVIDFVKKQGHRMFSNIAFYSLDVLSQDDVRVWKEYKKEELDKLIKSKSPEVIKMVLVSLGGKGNVKDIKEVLAGLMPESDVNQFWNSVKHSLSEVNVVVSPESRNTYVYLGEGKVEEDIKETLNTLKTFSEQMKFIYNFLQQSDTLDVPQAQPIVEFLLNVVNNSSNKFEIVEAGILLSLKYSGTPQEVKEKVLHTMRSMDENSVVEFLKVAEINEVKKSFLSTIRTILENWDDVFVKVVLSVEAVRLNNYIMSELVSYDKIDAIKKIVSTILESANNPSSNRFVVYSKFMWFAKIVFQKEYEDVFKLLQVDKVNILLTVANILSSIQYSFEERGEKGISKRIYMMAKEVFSNYNDVGKVIIESGKDTAFLILSYIQEFELLEPRELSNLRQKLYYKYPDLKYMEDTRDRRSPFMITRSTYEKIREEYNRILNEELPKVSKMLSASHSAELVEKEEELKALAEQLAKELSEYKIINPDAVSKNYVDVGTKVVLKSKKTGEEIVYHILGDKDANIEKNIISYRSPLGVKLMDKEVGDVVQISIKGAEEEFQIKSISLSEYV; this is encoded by the coding sequence ATGGCTGTAGCAAAAACTGATTACAAAGAAGAAATGACTAAACTTTTTAATGAAGAGAAGATATCAAAGCACTCTCTTGATGATTACTCTAGAAAGGATTTTGTAAGGATTGAGAATATAGTTGATAGTGCAATATCTGCTGGTGAAGAACTTGAATTGCAGAAAATCTGTGAAGAATACTATCTAGAGAATACTAATAGTATTTTTGCGATTTACACCATAGGTTTGATTTTACTGAAAAAGGGATCGATTGATACCTACTATATGCCGGAAGTTTTGTTGAAGTTTAGTGAGCATAGAAAATTGTCTATTTCTGTTTTTATAGCTGAAAAAATATTGTCCTACAGAGAGGAGAAATATGCTCTTAAACTTCTTGAGGAGTATTATAGAAACGAGAATAGAAATGATGAGCTTGTAGACATAAAGGAAAGGCTTGTAAGAGTTGATCCTAAAGATGCTTATACTCCTAAATCTTTAGCAGAGTATTATGAAGAAGAAGGCAATGTTCAGAAAGCACTTTATTACTATAAGATAGCATTAGAGAGGTTTATACAGTCTAAAAATTCATCATCTGTTGCTTCTGTATTTGAAAAGATTTTGTCTTTTCACTCACTCCTTGATCATAAGTATGTTTTGAATATTTCCTTGCGGCTTCTTGACCTTGTATCTCATGAGAAAATAGGTAAATTGTTACACAAGTTTGCTATACATTTCAAGAAGAAGGAATCTTATGACAAAGCTCTTGAAGTTCTTAAGTTTGTTATTTCGAGATGTACTCCAAATGATGCGGGTGTCAGAAATGATTTAAGGGAAGTTTATGAATCCTTATATCCCAATCACTCATTACTTCCAAAGTACTTTAATGAGTTTTCCGAATTTATGCGAAGAAGATTACATTCAAATATAAGGGTTAATTACAGTGAAATAATTGATAAGCTAAATGAGTTGGAAAAGAAACTTAGGTTTGATATAGGTGTCTATGTCTATCACAAAACTTTTGGAGTTGGAGTAATCTCGGATGTTCAAGATGAGTGGCTTGTAATTGACTTTGTTAAGAAACAAGGACATAGGATGTTTAGTAACATAGCATTTTACTCTCTTGATGTTTTATCTCAAGATGATGTGAGGGTGTGGAAAGAATACAAAAAAGAGGAGCTTGACAAGTTGATAAAGTCTAAATCACCTGAAGTTATAAAGATGGTTTTAGTGTCTTTAGGTGGTAAAGGGAATGTAAAAGATATAAAGGAAGTTTTAGCAGGATTGATGCCAGAATCTGATGTTAATCAGTTTTGGAATTCTGTAAAACACTCTTTGAGTGAAGTTAACGTAGTTGTGTCTCCTGAAAGTAGGAATACTTATGTTTACCTTGGCGAAGGTAAAGTTGAAGAAGATATAAAGGAAACCTTAAACACTCTAAAAACATTTAGTGAGCAAATGAAGTTTATTTATAACTTCCTTCAACAATCGGATACTCTTGATGTCCCGCAAGCTCAGCCCATAGTTGAGTTTCTTCTGAATGTTGTAAACAATTCTTCAAACAAGTTTGAGATAGTTGAAGCTGGTATATTGCTTTCGTTGAAGTATTCAGGAACACCTCAAGAGGTGAAGGAGAAGGTTTTACATACAATGAGAAGTATGGATGAGAATAGTGTGGTAGAGTTTTTAAAAGTAGCTGAAATAAACGAAGTTAAGAAGAGCTTTTTAAGCACCATTAGGACTATATTAGAAAATTGGGACGATGTATTCGTGAAGGTTGTATTGTCAGTTGAGGCTGTTAGATTGAATAACTACATTATGTCTGAACTTGTAAGTTATGATAAGATAGATGCGATTAAAAAAATAGTTTCGACGATACTAGAGAGTGCTAATAATCCATCTTCCAACAGATTTGTAGTTTACTCTAAGTTTATGTGGTTTGCTAAAATAGTGTTTCAAAAAGAGTATGAAGATGTTTTTAAATTACTGCAAGTGGATAAAGTTAATATATTGCTAACTGTTGCAAACATACTTTCGTCTATACAATATAGTTTTGAAGAAAGAGGAGAAAAGGGTATATCAAAAAGAATATATATGATGGCAAAAGAGGTTTTTAGTAACTATAATGATGTTGGAAAGGTTATAATTGAATCAGGAAAAGACACTGCTTTCTTAATACTATCATACATTCAAGAGTTTGAGCTTCTTGAGCCTAGGGAGCTTTCAAATCTAAGACAAAAGCTCTATTATAAGTATCCAGATCTTAAATATATGGAAGATACGAGAGATAGAAGAAGTCCGTTTATGATCACTAGATCAACATACGAAAAGATAAGAGAAGAGTACAATAGAATACTCAATGAAGAGTTACCTAAAGTTTCCAAGATGTTATCTGCGTCTCATTCTGCTGAATTAGTTGAGAAAGAAGAAGAGCTCAAAGCATTAGCAGAACAGTTAGCTAAGGAACTTTCTGAATACAAGATTATAAATCCTGATGCTGTTTCTAAAAATTATGTTGATGTTGGGACAAAAGTTGTGCTTAAATCCAAAAAGACAGGAGAAGAAATTGTTTATCATATACTCGGTGACAAGGATGCAAATATTGAGAAGAATATA
- a CDS encoding NAD(P)(+) transhydrogenase (Re/Si-specific) subunit beta, which produces MDFIRNIATEYQTVFYLFTVLFFIFGLKLLTSARTARKGNWLSAFGMTVAVVATLLYKGIVSYELIIIAGILASIVGVLSAYLVDMRAIPQFVAILNGFGGGVSALVAIVEFLKGKLPPNVEKLPFDQATKSMYFHGAVALDMFVGTITFWGSMVAFAKLQKLITERPIVLPAKNFVNLTLLIGIIVFGVLLTLYPDNLTYMFGILILASLLGLSLTLAVGGADMPVVISLFISYAGLSAGTLGFVFLNHGLIMVGALVGASGLILTRIMAKSMNRDFYGILLGNITPPEMSKVQDDKSFYQGKVKSTTPEEVAMILESANTIAIVPGYGLAVAQAQSVVRDLYNELTKDGKEVYFAIHPVAGRMPGHMNVLLAEVDIPYDKLKTMEESNEMLPDTDVAIVVGANDVVNPMARDAKDTPIYGMPILDVDKAKTVIVVKRSLAPGFAGIPNPLFINDNTLMLFADAKPGLSEIVREYKELKS; this is translated from the coding sequence ATGGATTTCATAAGAAACATCGCTACTGAATATCAAACGGTTTTTTATCTATTTACAGTTTTATTCTTTATTTTTGGTTTAAAGTTATTGACATCAGCTAGAACTGCTAGAAAAGGTAATTGGCTAAGTGCTTTTGGAATGACAGTTGCTGTTGTTGCTACCCTTTTATACAAAGGAATAGTTTCATATGAACTTATAATAATTGCGGGTATATTAGCTTCTATTGTTGGAGTTTTGTCTGCTTATCTTGTTGATATGAGAGCAATACCACAGTTTGTTGCTATTCTTAATGGTTTTGGAGGAGGAGTTTCTGCTTTAGTTGCTATAGTTGAGTTTCTTAAAGGCAAATTACCACCAAACGTAGAAAAGTTACCTTTTGATCAAGCTACCAAATCAATGTATTTTCATGGAGCTGTTGCTCTTGATATGTTTGTTGGAACTATAACATTCTGGGGTAGTATGGTTGCGTTTGCGAAACTACAAAAACTTATAACTGAAAGACCTATAGTTTTGCCTGCTAAGAATTTTGTAAATCTTACGTTACTTATTGGCATAATAGTTTTTGGGGTTCTTTTAACTTTGTATCCTGATAATCTGACGTATATGTTTGGTATTTTAATACTTGCTTCGCTTTTAGGTTTGTCTCTAACTCTTGCAGTTGGTGGAGCAGATATGCCTGTTGTTATATCTTTGTTCATATCCTATGCTGGTTTATCTGCAGGTACGCTTGGATTTGTGTTCTTGAATCATGGACTTATAATGGTAGGTGCATTAGTAGGTGCTTCTGGGCTTATACTTACAAGAATTATGGCAAAATCTATGAATAGAGATTTCTATGGAATACTTCTGGGTAATATAACTCCGCCAGAAATGTCCAAAGTTCAAGATGATAAATCTTTTTATCAAGGAAAAGTAAAATCCACTACACCAGAAGAAGTTGCTATGATTTTAGAAAGCGCTAATACTATTGCAATTGTACCGGGATATGGACTTGCTGTAGCACAAGCGCAAAGTGTTGTAAGAGATTTGTACAATGAGCTTACAAAGGATGGTAAAGAAGTTTACTTTGCTATACATCCTGTTGCTGGTAGAATGCCTGGTCATATGAATGTATTACTTGCTGAAGTTGATATACCTTATGATAAGCTCAAAACCATGGAAGAATCAAACGAAATGTTACCTGATACAGATGTTGCCATAGTTGTTGGTGCGAATGATGTTGTTAATCCTATGGCTAGAGACGCTAAAGATACACCTATATATGGTATGCCTATACTGGACGTTGACAAAGCAAAAACAGTTATTGTAGTAAAAAGAAGTTTGGCACCAGGTTTTGCTGGAATACCTAATCCTCTATTTATAAATGATAACACACTTATGTTGTTTGCGGATGCAAAGCCTGGGCTTTCAGAAATTGTCAGAGAATATAAAGAACTAAAGTCTTAA